The following proteins are co-located in the Cutaneotrichosporon cavernicola HIS019 DNA, chromosome: 3 genome:
- a CDS encoding uncharacterized protein (Fungal specific transcription factor domain) translates to MHAALAHPEPASATVLSPNTTVDGPAIDGMGLLLGPERKQSSSQAGGLAWGATPEGEVFGDLSGISFHRLLLDTLLPGYGCIGLMNDMAVNNTDQYEGGHGGEGGFLGAPPLPDMFFIRPDDLPPRAQARVMVDYFESHTWQIYPVVDCASLKKTYEQLQDDAAEYARHLLADKPGHLPDPLRIPRNQPIIALHFVVFALVQSISETPFTRIDVHRLALRMLRKHLDWPHSTLKVQALLIAALLMQGIDRPGTSWDLLGCAIGSAYAVGLHDKGNNDRFPPVEREMRSRVWWACYTFDRLLTVSIGRPSLISFDAFSAPLPSPLPGEQEMPVRFMSDSIRLYRGLSDVISNPPISFRNASPEFVSSVTEQLYQLEKQYAAWSEAVTPELNFAHHPPTCALSTVLALRGLTLRLLLHRRVMLAAIREHIGQRSRSGTPISAMTSVQYVESRQRHHAFGISLGLVIETAIQTAQVLEGRTGEPLVLSAPWYLLFYSMNSFMSLVAAFLLDLTQWAWFIRTPAATIVHALLSVHATVRQIYDRYNRPSARQALLIIEHLLTALGLPASEQSHPPPAPEPTAVDSIDAVASIMASFQDLPHLDLVELSKTLGIELDQAAFS, encoded by the exons ATGCACGCAGCCCTCGCTCACCCAGAACCCGCATCTGCCACAGTGCTCTCACCCAACACTACAGTGGACGGACCTGCCATCGACGGCATGGGACTTCTCCTCGGTCCTGAACGCAAGCAGAGCAGTTCCCAGGCAGGTGGACTCGCTTGGGGCGCAACAcccgagggcgaggtgttTGGCGATCTCTCCGGCATCTCAttccaccgcctcctcctcgacacgctGCTCCCCGGCTATGGGTGCATCGGTCTCATGAATGATATGGCAGTGAACAACACGGACCAGTACGAGGGCGGACACGGCGGCGAAGGCGGTTTCCTCGGTGCTCCACCTCTGCCGGACATGTTCTTCATCCGACCTGACGACCTGCcaccgcgagcgcaagcCCGTGTCATGGTCGACTACTTTGAGAGCCACACTTGGCAAATCTATCCCGTCGTCGACTGTGCGAGCCTCAAGAAGACGTACGAGCAGCTTCAGGACGATGCGGCCGAGTACGCGCGTCACCTTCTTGCCGACAAGCCTGGCCATCTGCCTGACCCATTGCGCATCCCTCGCAACCAGCCCATCATTGCGCTGCACTTTGTTGTGTTCGCCCTTGTCCAGTCCATCTCGGAGACGCCGTTCACGCGTATTGATG TCCACAGGCTCGCGTTGAGGATGCTCCGCAAACATCTGGACTGGCCGCACAGCACCCTCAAAGTCCAGGCGCTTCTCATCGCAGCGCTGCTCATGCAGGGCATCGACCGCCCGGGAACGAGTTGGGATCTGCTTGGCT GTGCCATTGGCTCAGCTTATGCGGTGGGGCTAC ACGACAAGGGCAATAACGACCGATTTCCTCCTGTGGAACGCGAGATGCGGTCTCGTGTGTGGTGGGCATGCTATACGTTTGACCG TCTCCTCACTGTTTCTATCGGCCGGCCCTCCCTGATCAGCTTCGACGCCTTCTCTGCACCGTTGCCTTCGCCATTACCGGGGGAGCAGGAGATGCCTGTGCGCTTTATGAGCGACTCTAT ACGCCTTTACCGGGGACTATCGGATGTCATCTCGAACCCTCCCATATCGTTCCGCAACGCCTCGCCCGAGTTCGTGTCGTCTGTCACCGAGCAGCTGTACCAGCTGGAAAAGCAGTATGCGGCTTGGAGTGAGGCTGTAACTCCCGAACTCAACTTTGCGCACCACCCCCCAACCTGTGCACTGTCAACTGTGCTCGCGCTTCGTGGCCTCacgctccgcctcctcctgcacCGGCGTGTAATGCTGGCTGCGATCCGAGAGCATATTGGGCAACGTTCGCGCTCAGGGACACCGATCTCGGCAATGACATCTGTGCAGTACGTTGAGTCACGACAGAGGCACCACGCTTTTGGGATCAGCCTCGGTCTCGTGATTGAGACAGCCATCCAGACTGCCCAAGTTCTTGAGGGGCGCACTGGCGAACCGCTTGTGCTCTCGGCTCCATGGTACCTCCTCTTCTACT CGATGAACTCGTTCATGTCACTCGTGGCAgcgttcctcctcgacctgaCGCAGTGGGCGTGGTTTATTCGCACGCCTGCTGCAACCATCGTCCATGCGCTCCTATCGGTACATGCAACTGTGCGCCAGATCTACGATCGATACAACCGACCAAGTGCGCGCCAGGCACTGCTCATCATCGAGCACCTCCTCACGGCTCTCGGTCTGCCTGCCTCTGAGCAGAGTCATCCACCGCCAGCTCCTGAGCCGACAGCCGTCGACAGCATCGATGCTGTCGCGAGCATCATGGCGAGCTTCCAGGACCTGCCTCACCTAGACTTGGTCGAGCTCTCCAAGACGCTCGGGATAGAGCTAGATCAGGCGGCTTTTTCATAG